The following coding sequences are from one Thamnophis elegans isolate rThaEle1 chromosome 5, rThaEle1.pri, whole genome shotgun sequence window:
- the BTF3L4 gene encoding LOW QUALITY PROTEIN: transcription factor BTF3 homolog 4 (The sequence of the model RefSeq protein was modified relative to this genomic sequence to represent the inferred CDS: inserted 1 base in 1 codon) — protein MNQEKLAKLQAQVRIGGKGTARRKKKVVHRTATADDKKLQSSLKKLAVNNIAGIEEVNMIKDDGTVIHFNNPKVQASLSANTFAITGHAEAKPITEMLPGXLSQLGADSLTSLRKLAEQFPRQVLDSKVPKSEDIDEEDDDVPDLVENFDEASKNEAN, from the exons ATGAATCAAGAAAAACTGGCTAAACTTCAGGCTCAGGTCCGAATAGGTGGAAAG GGTACAGCTCGTAGAAAGAAGAAGGTAGTCCACAGAACAGCAACAGCTGATGATAAAAAACTTCAGAGTTCACTTAAAAAATTGGCAGTAAACAATATTGCTGGCATTGAAGAG GTGAATATGATAAAAGATGATGGAACAGTTATTCATTTCAACAATCCAAAAGTCCAGGCTTCACTCTCTGCAAATACTTTTGCAATTACTGGTCATGCTGAAGCCAAACCAATCACGGAAATGTTACCTG ATTTAAGTCAACTGGGTGCCGATAGTTTAACAAGTCTTCGAAAGTTAGCGGAGCAGTTCCCAAGACAAG tGTTGGATAGCAAAGTACCAAAATCGGAAGATATTGATGAGGAAGATGATGATGTGCCTG ATCTTGTAGAAAACTTTGATGAAGCATCAAAAAATGAAGCTAATTAA